ACTTTTGTTCCCTTGGTGACACCGAGCATGATTTTCTTGAGGGTGCTGTAAGCAGTCTCGGGCTTTCAGCCCGTGCTTATGTTCGCATCCTTCGTTTGGCCAGAACCATTGCAGATCTTGAAGGTGTAGAAACGGTGCAGGTGAATCATTTGTCTGAGGCAATAAATTATCGAACTCTGGACCGTCAGGATCAGGTCGGCTTTTAGTGTTGAGCGCAATCCCTTACTTTATTCCATTACCTGTCATTATGGTTTTATGATTTTTTTAACACTACAGCGATACTTTAATTAAGCTTGAAGAGGACTGGCTCTTTTGCCGCCGGATCCTGTCCCAATTTCCTGATATGGGACTGTTCTTCAAAGTGGAGGCAGCTTCCACCCGCCTGGTCTTTAATAGCCTGCAGGATGCAGGCTCCACTTTGGAGGCAGTTACTCCCACCTTCGGTCCCGGAACGCCCGGGTGAGGATCTTATGACCAGGAACGGAGAACCAGGCACTTTGAACTCTCAAGAGGTTATGATTAATAAATGAACAGAACACTTCCAGAACAACATCATGTTTTCAAGCTGGCCGGAAAATACGTGTGGTGGAAAAAACCTGAACAGGCCCTGGAAGACAAAAGACATTTTCTTGCATCTTTGATGACCTTTGCCACAATGGAAGATACGCGGTGGATGGAGCAGAACTTTTCCACAGATGAACTGATAAATGTTTTAAAAAAACCTCCAATTGGCATTTTTACTGCGCGCGCATGGCACTTCTGGCATTATAGACTGGGATTAGCAAAAAATGAATCTGAAATCCCGGATTTGCCAAAACGGAACTGGCACATGCAGGGCTGATAATTTTATGGACAGCTTTAAACCATACTTATCTATTCTACCTCCTGCGCAAAAAAGCATATGGAACGAACTGACAATAGTTCCTGGAAATTTTGTTTTATATGGCGGTACAGCCATTGCGCTGCAACTGGGGCACAGATCGTCAATAGATTTTGACTTCTTCTCATCTGATTCTTTTGAGAACGATCATCTATGTCAGGCAATGTCCTCACTTGGCTCATTTGAAATAATTCAATCACGAAAAAACACCCTGACGTTAATAATTACAGCTGAATATGAACCTGTAAAACTTTCTTTTTTCGGAGGATTCGAAAATGGAAGAATCAATCCGCCTATAGTCACTGATGACAGGATATTACGGGTTGCTTCTTTAGAGGATCTAATGGGACATAAGCTTAAAGTTATTTTGCAAAGGGTTGAAGCCAAAGACTATATTGATATTGCCTGTCTCCTCAACAGCGGACTTTCTCTTGAAAAAGGATTGTCCTGCGTTTTAGCATTATGGCCTCATGCACCGATTCAGGAAATTGTGCGGGCTTTGACCTATTTTCAGGAAGGTGATTTTTCTGAACTAAATGATTTACACAGGCAGACATTGATCAAGGCATGTTCCAGTATTTCATTTCAGAATGTTGTGAAATACCCGCTAAACTCAAGGAAATTATCAGATTATTAACATTCATAAAATAATTATCACCTGACGCGGGCTGTGCCCGCTACCCAAGAAAAAGAAAATGTATGTGAGACGTGCAACAGTAATCTAAAGCTGCAAGCGGTATGCGCATCTGTCCGAGCAGACCACGGCTGAGGCTGTGAATG
This genomic interval from Desulfonatronovibrio magnus contains the following:
- a CDS encoding nucleotidyl transferase AbiEii/AbiGii toxin family protein, with protein sequence MDSFKPYLSILPPAQKSIWNELTIVPGNFVLYGGTAIALQLGHRSSIDFDFFSSDSFENDHLCQAMSSLGSFEIIQSRKNTLTLIITAEYEPVKLSFFGGFENGRINPPIVTDDRILRVASLEDLMGHKLKVILQRVEAKDYIDIACLLNSGLSLEKGLSCVLALWPHAPIQEIVRALTYFQEGDFSELNDLHRQTLIKACSSISFQNVVKYPLNSRKLSDY